The following are encoded in a window of Thermodesulfobacterium geofontis OPF15 genomic DNA:
- a CDS encoding pseudouridine synthase: MRLDKFLSDLGIASRRKIVHLIKSGKVKINGKKVTNCGIKVNPDLDLIEVEGILVTALPKKHYYKFYKPKGYITSKADKAPTVMDLLPSDLPGLKKIFPVGRLDKDAEGLLIFTDDGLLAHRIMHPKWKLTKTYYVQIDKEITEKDLEKLEEGIELSDGRTLPCKISILDLTRKFLQVKVKEGRYHLIKRMFGKLGYKVLELKRIAIGPIKLGDLKPSQIIPLSSEEIRLLKEAVGLKD; the protein is encoded by the coding sequence ATGCGATTAGATAAATTTTTGTCAGATCTTGGTATAGCATCAAGAAGGAAAATAGTTCATTTAATAAAAAGTGGCAAAGTAAAGATAAATGGAAAAAAGGTAACTAATTGTGGTATTAAAGTAAATCCTGATTTAGATTTAATTGAAGTTGAAGGAATTTTGGTAACTGCTTTGCCAAAAAAACACTACTATAAATTTTACAAACCTAAAGGTTATATTACTTCAAAAGCAGATAAAGCCCCTACAGTAATGGATCTTCTTCCTTCAGATCTCCCAGGTTTAAAAAAGATTTTTCCTGTTGGAAGACTTGACAAAGATGCAGAAGGATTATTGATTTTTACAGATGATGGATTGCTTGCTCATCGTATTATGCATCCTAAGTGGAAACTTACTAAAACATATTATGTGCAAATAGATAAGGAAATTACAGAAAAAGATTTAGAAAAATTAGAAGAAGGAATTGAACTTTCTGATGGAAGAACTTTACCCTGCAAAATTTCTATTTTAGATTTAACTCGAAAATTTTTGCAAGTAAAGGTTAAAGAAGGAAGATATCACTTAATAAAGAGAATGTTTGGTAAATTGGGATATAAGGTGTTAGAATTAAAGAGGATTGCCATAGGACCAATTAAATTAGGAGATTTAAAACCTTCACAAATAATTCCGCTTTCTTCTGAAGAGATTCGTCTTCTTAAAGAAGCAGTAGGGTTAAAAGACTAA